A DNA window from Tachysurus fulvidraco isolate hzauxx_2018 chromosome 4, HZAU_PFXX_2.0, whole genome shotgun sequence contains the following coding sequences:
- the LOC113642541 gene encoding uncharacterized protein LOC113642541 gives MRTLDEIDQLKQTRFGQHQKSHGLKLLYWFAKDCLTVAQNNALQLRCYPVNGDFGFHPFENRYERNGEKLLPDVTFPYYELGNLSKPAASNLPLYVREHYRSNNKMSNKDRIIVGINKKLLKTLFVTEHIDRSNFDKHATYQISRRLIMIIRGLSLDDFLLRITSATETSRNQDTRVIIEGNDESTSMVGAPSRCSCTIL, from the coding sequence ATGAGGACACTGGATGAAATAGACCAGCTGAAGCAGACTAGGTTCGGTCAGCATCAGAAAAGTCATGGCCTAAAGCTGCTGTACTGGTTTGCTAAAGACTGTCTCACTGTTGCTCAGAACAATGCTTTGCAATTGCGTTGTTATCCTGTGAATGGAGATTTTGGGTTCCACCCATTTGAGAACAGGTATGAAAGAAATGGTGAGAAACTTCTGCCTGATGTGACATTCCCTTACTATGAGTTGGGAAATCTGAGCAAACCAGCAGCGTCTAACCTGCCTCTTTATGTCCGGGAACATTATAGAAGCAACAACAAGATGAGTAACAAGGACCGCATCATAGTCGGAATTAACAAGAAGCTGTTGAAAACACTTTTTGTTACTGAGCACATTGATCGGTCAAATTTCGACAAACATGCCACCTACCAAATCAGCAGACGCCTTATTATGATTATCCGGGGTCTGAGCTTAGACGACTTTCTTCTGAGAATCACATCAGCCACCGAGACTTCAAGAAACCAAGACACTCGTGTGATAATTGAGGGCAATGATGAATCTACCAGCATGGTTGGTGCACCGAGTCGTTGCAGCTGTACCATACTTTAG